Proteins encoded together in one Telopea speciosissima isolate NSW1024214 ecotype Mountain lineage chromosome 6, Tspe_v1, whole genome shotgun sequence window:
- the LOC122665519 gene encoding secreted RxLR effector protein 161-like: MYATSLLSRFMQNPSQIHLGAAKRILRHLQGTLEYGIWYKPTSDSRLYGYTDSDYAGSVDDMKSTSGYAFTLGSGIFSWASKKQETVAQSSAEVEYVAAATSTCQAIWLRRIFSDMGEE, translated from the coding sequence ATGTATGCAACAAGTCTGCTATCAAGGTTCATGCAGAACCCAAGCCAGATACATCTTGGAGCAGCAAAGAGAATACTAAGACACCTACAAGGTACATTGGAGTATGGTATATGGTATAAGCCTACTTCAGATTCAAGGCTGTATGGATATACCGACAGTGACTATGCTGGATCGGTAGACGACATGAAGAGCACCTCCGGTTACGCATTCACATTAGGTTCTGGCATTTTCTCATGGGCATCTAAGAAACAAGAGACAGTCGCACAATCATCCGCAGAAGTAGAGTATGTGGCAGCTGCAACCTCAACATGTCAAGCAATATGGCTGAGAAGAATATTTAGCGACATGGGTGAAGAATAG